From one Nilaparvata lugens isolate BPH chromosome 2, ASM1435652v1, whole genome shotgun sequence genomic stretch:
- the LOC120349866 gene encoding uncharacterized protein LOC120349866 — protein MYWDRSVLTDRTVVHNRPDIILMDKTARETILIDVGISCCHNLEQYYNEKISKYLPLAAEIRDVWKQEKVTAVPIIISTVGVIRQKVSANLSRLGVSGSAKHGIQKAVVLSTVSMIGSFLTE, from the exons ATGTATTGGGATCGCTCTGTGCTGACTGACAGGACAGTTGTGCACAACCGGCCAGACATTATCCTCATGGACAAGACAGCCAGGGAGACTATTTTGATTGATGTTGGCATATCATGTTGCCACAACTTggaacaatattacaatgagAAAATATCCAAGTATCTCCCCCTGGCTGCTGAAATCAGGGATGTCTGGAAGCAGGAAAAAGTTACAGCTGTCCCTATAATCATCTCTACTGTTGGAGTGATCAGGCAGAAGGTTTCAGCGAACCTCAGTCGCCTTGGTGTCTCAGGGAGTGCAAAACATGGAATTCAAAAGGCGGTTGTACTCAGCACGGTATCAATGATTGGATCCTT TTTGACAGAATAG